One Burkholderia vietnamiensis LMG 10929 genomic window carries:
- a CDS encoding DUF2341 domain-containing protein, with product MKRVLFFLLAAMLGVLPGIANAWWQNDWSYRKAITIDASPKGANLAESAGRVPLLIRLHSGNFQFDGLADNGADIRFVAADDKTPLNYHVEQYDPVLGVALIWVDVPKMPAGAAESIWMYYGNKKAPDGGKPADTFDADYTLVYHFNGAPGTPPKDATAYANNAQNATSRAIEDGIVGKGARFDGNASLTLPASPSLNVPAGGSFTFSAWVKPAALAPNTLLYGRRDGANALLIGLDNGVPFAQVDGAAGSAAPVRTPTAAPLAANQWAYLAVTADGKNLTVYVNGKQAAQVAAVLPALNGAATVGADAAGAPAGFAAYNGALDELRLSKIARTPAALALDALAQGSESKLVAYGADEKQSGFGFGYFGVIVQSVTVDAWVVITILLGMALVSWVVMWTKARYVGTVDKANQYFVQRFREVAGRHLVGLAHVDEASADGRRLYQSSLYRLYKAGVHEIHSRVDGNGRTVITSESIEAIRASMDATLVRENQRLSKSMVLLTIAISGGPFLGLLGTVVGVMITFAAIAAAGDVNVNAIAPGIAAALLATVTGLFVAIPALFGYNYLLIRNKNVTANMQVFVDEFVTRLAEAHRTPDHAVLAD from the coding sequence GTGAAGCGAGTCTTGTTTTTCCTGTTGGCGGCGATGCTCGGCGTGCTGCCCGGCATTGCCAACGCATGGTGGCAGAACGACTGGTCGTACCGGAAGGCGATCACCATCGACGCGAGCCCGAAAGGCGCGAACCTCGCCGAGTCGGCCGGCCGCGTGCCGCTGCTGATTCGCCTGCATTCGGGCAACTTCCAGTTCGACGGGCTGGCCGACAACGGCGCGGACATCCGCTTCGTCGCGGCCGACGACAAGACCCCGCTGAACTACCACGTCGAACAGTACGACCCGGTGCTCGGCGTCGCGCTGATCTGGGTCGACGTGCCGAAGATGCCGGCGGGCGCGGCGGAATCGATCTGGATGTACTACGGCAACAAGAAGGCGCCGGACGGCGGCAAGCCGGCCGACACGTTCGACGCCGACTACACGCTCGTGTACCACTTCAACGGCGCGCCGGGCACGCCGCCGAAGGACGCGACCGCGTACGCGAACAACGCGCAGAACGCGACGTCGCGCGCGATCGAGGACGGCATCGTCGGCAAGGGCGCGCGCTTCGACGGCAATGCATCGCTGACGCTGCCCGCGAGCCCGTCGCTGAACGTGCCGGCCGGCGGCAGCTTCACGTTCAGCGCGTGGGTCAAGCCGGCCGCGCTCGCGCCGAACACGCTGCTGTACGGCCGCCGCGACGGCGCGAACGCGTTGCTGATCGGCCTCGACAACGGCGTGCCGTTCGCGCAGGTCGACGGCGCGGCCGGCAGCGCGGCGCCGGTGCGCACGCCGACTGCGGCGCCGCTCGCCGCGAACCAGTGGGCCTATCTCGCGGTGACCGCCGACGGCAAGAACCTCACCGTCTACGTGAACGGCAAGCAGGCCGCGCAGGTCGCGGCGGTGCTGCCGGCGCTGAACGGCGCAGCGACGGTCGGTGCGGACGCGGCCGGCGCGCCGGCCGGCTTTGCCGCGTACAACGGCGCGCTCGACGAGCTGCGGCTGTCGAAGATCGCGCGCACGCCGGCCGCGCTCGCGCTCGATGCGCTCGCGCAGGGCTCGGAATCGAAGCTCGTCGCCTACGGCGCGGACGAGAAGCAGTCGGGCTTCGGCTTCGGCTACTTCGGCGTGATCGTGCAGTCGGTGACGGTGGACGCCTGGGTCGTGATCACGATCCTGCTCGGCATGGCGCTCGTGTCGTGGGTCGTGATGTGGACCAAGGCGCGCTACGTCGGCACCGTCGACAAGGCGAACCAGTACTTCGTGCAGCGCTTTCGCGAAGTGGCCGGCCGTCATCTGGTGGGCCTCGCGCACGTCGACGAGGCGAGCGCCGACGGGCGCCGGCTGTACCAGTCGTCGCTGTACCGCCTCTACAAGGCCGGTGTGCACGAGATCCACAGCCGCGTGGACGGCAACGGCCGCACGGTGATCACCAGCGAATCGATCGAGGCGATTCGCGCGTCGATGGACGCGACGCTCGTGCGCGAGAACCAGCGGCTGTCGAAGTCGATGGTGCTGCTGACCATCGCGATCTCCGGCGGCCCGTTCCTCGGCCTGCTCGGCACGGTGGTCGGCGTGATGATCACGTTCGCCGCGATCGCCGCGGCCGGCGACGTGAACGTGAACGCGATCGCGCCGGGTATCGCGGCCGCGCTGCTCGCGACGGTCACCGGGCTGTTCGTCGCGATTCCCGCGCTGTTCGGCTACAACTACCTGCTGATCCGCAACAAGAACGTGACCGCCAACATGCAGGTGTTCGTCGACGAGTTCGTCACGCGCCTCGCCGAAGCGCACCGCACGCCGGACCACGCGGTGCTGGCCGACTGA
- a CDS encoding ExbD/TolR family protein: MQVQDDDKPYDDINITPMLDLAYVLLIIFIIMTTASVQGIKVDLPKASSSASLAKPKTKAITVADSGQIFLDAYPVTMDELESRLRTEKATNPEFPIVLKGDAAVQYQKVMDVLDLLRRLDLSQVGLVTGKAKQGG; encoded by the coding sequence ATGCAGGTTCAGGACGACGACAAGCCGTACGACGACATCAACATCACGCCGATGCTGGACCTCGCGTACGTGCTGCTGATCATCTTCATCATCATGACCACCGCGTCGGTGCAGGGCATCAAGGTCGATCTGCCGAAGGCGAGCTCGTCCGCGAGCCTCGCGAAGCCGAAGACGAAGGCGATCACCGTGGCCGATTCCGGGCAGATCTTTCTCGACGCGTATCCGGTGACGATGGACGAGCTAGAGAGCCGGCTGCGCACCGAGAAGGCGACCAACCCGGAATTCCCGATCGTGCTCAAGGGCGATGCCGCCGTGCAATACCAGAAGGTGATGGACGTGCTCGACCTGCTGCGCCGCCTCGACCTGTCGCAGGTCGGCCTCGTGACGGGCAAGGCGAAGCAGGGCGGCTGA
- a CDS encoding energy transducer TonB family protein, whose protein sequence is MEMTYNGGPPHKGPGRYVKPVAIALALAALAALIWHFAGDTAGVKRASAPQVTTVIPLPPPPPPPPKKPPPEKVKDEVKTPVERPTIAPKPSEAPKPSDDQPKQMTMNAPAQAGTDSFNIGAGDGSGMVGSGGGGKFGNASYAQYMVYVLQRAIEQDKGVQEAGGARFAGSLNLWMDASGRITKVTIAQSTGDAKIDAAVLAAVESLGRVDEAPPPATAYPVLVRLQGRKPA, encoded by the coding sequence ATGGAAATGACCTACAACGGCGGCCCGCCGCACAAGGGCCCCGGCCGCTACGTGAAGCCGGTCGCGATCGCGCTCGCGCTGGCCGCGCTCGCCGCGCTGATCTGGCATTTCGCGGGCGATACGGCCGGCGTGAAGCGCGCGAGCGCGCCGCAGGTGACGACGGTGATCCCGCTGCCGCCGCCGCCACCGCCGCCACCGAAGAAGCCGCCGCCCGAGAAGGTGAAGGACGAGGTCAAGACGCCGGTCGAGCGGCCGACGATCGCGCCGAAACCGTCCGAAGCGCCGAAGCCGTCGGACGACCAGCCGAAGCAGATGACGATGAACGCGCCCGCGCAGGCCGGCACCGACAGCTTCAACATCGGCGCGGGCGACGGTTCGGGGATGGTCGGCAGCGGCGGCGGCGGCAAGTTCGGCAATGCGAGCTACGCGCAGTACATGGTGTACGTGCTGCAGCGCGCGATCGAGCAGGACAAGGGCGTGCAGGAAGCCGGCGGCGCGCGCTTCGCGGGCAGCCTGAACCTGTGGATGGACGCGTCCGGGCGCATCACGAAGGTGACGATCGCGCAGTCGACCGGCGACGCGAAGATCGACGCGGCGGTGCTCGCGGCGGTCGAGTCGCTCGGCCGGGTCGACGAAGCGCCGCCGCCCGCGACCGCGTATCCGGTGCTGGTGCGGCTGCAGGGGCGCAAGCCCGCATGA
- a CDS encoding putative porin, with protein MSHKMNGPGAAPRSGALPARLSRVGAAVLTLGLACASTAHAQSLATQAAAGKAAPTESVVINLINLLVKRGVLTQQNANELISEARSEAVQARAARGAGVPVAAAAGVVNPPTQPGDVAVPYVPQLVRDQIRDQVKQEVIAQAKAENWAQPNTFPDWVSRIKLDGDMRVRDEYHFYGSRNANNVTNFAAINQGGGFDINSNTNTTQLPTQNTTQNRNNLLRYRARLGVTATLSDEMIAGLQLASGNDNGPVSTTGTAGGGWGKKSIWLNKAFFAYRPAPWLNLTAGRFDNPFFKSDLVFSDDLMMDGFAANLQHALPWNPDVTLFGTLGVFPIQYTGENFPSNSTDKAGSDTKWMFGAQFGADWKIDARNRLRGAVAYYDFQNMRGTLSSPCALYLGATSCSTDNEAPVFMQGGNTLMALRNIVQNPNLAPGMTPQPQLFGLAYNYRLLDLKAQWDTVVADRIKLRLDGEYVRNLAYNDNKAFAAASLPVNNYESTSVNATRADYRSGPNGFLAKATIGEPELREKGQWNFSIAYKYLQPDAVLDAFNDSDFHLGGTNARGYVIGAAYAVARDTWVSARYLSSKEVYGPPVSIDVLQLELNARF; from the coding sequence ATGAGTCACAAGATGAATGGACCGGGCGCGGCGCCCCGCAGCGGGGCGCTGCCCGCGCGCCTGTCGCGCGTCGGCGCGGCGGTGCTCACGCTCGGGCTGGCCTGCGCGTCGACCGCGCACGCGCAATCGCTGGCCACGCAAGCCGCGGCGGGCAAGGCCGCGCCGACCGAGAGCGTGGTGATCAACCTGATCAACCTGCTCGTCAAGCGCGGCGTGCTCACGCAGCAGAACGCGAACGAGCTGATCAGCGAGGCGCGCAGCGAGGCCGTGCAGGCGCGCGCCGCGCGCGGCGCCGGCGTGCCGGTCGCGGCCGCGGCGGGCGTCGTGAACCCGCCGACGCAGCCGGGCGACGTCGCGGTGCCGTACGTGCCGCAGCTCGTGCGCGACCAGATCCGCGACCAGGTGAAGCAGGAGGTGATCGCGCAGGCGAAGGCCGAGAACTGGGCGCAGCCGAACACGTTCCCCGACTGGGTGTCGCGCATCAAGCTCGACGGCGACATGCGCGTGCGCGACGAATACCACTTCTACGGCAGCCGCAACGCGAACAACGTGACGAACTTCGCGGCGATCAACCAGGGCGGCGGCTTCGACATCAACTCGAACACCAACACCACGCAGCTGCCGACGCAGAACACCACGCAAAACCGCAACAACCTGCTGCGCTACCGTGCGCGGCTCGGCGTGACCGCGACGCTGTCCGACGAGATGATCGCCGGCCTGCAGCTCGCGAGCGGCAATGACAACGGCCCGGTGTCCACGACGGGGACGGCCGGCGGCGGCTGGGGCAAGAAGAGCATCTGGCTGAACAAGGCGTTCTTCGCGTACCGGCCCGCGCCGTGGCTGAACCTGACGGCCGGCCGTTTCGACAATCCGTTCTTCAAGTCGGACCTGGTGTTCTCCGACGATCTGATGATGGACGGCTTCGCCGCGAACCTGCAGCATGCGCTGCCGTGGAATCCGGACGTCACGCTGTTCGGCACGCTCGGCGTGTTCCCGATCCAGTACACGGGCGAGAACTTCCCGTCCAACAGCACCGACAAGGCCGGCAGCGATACCAAGTGGATGTTCGGCGCGCAGTTCGGCGCGGACTGGAAGATCGACGCGCGGAACCGGCTGAGGGGCGCGGTCGCGTACTACGACTTCCAGAACATGCGCGGCACGCTGTCGTCGCCGTGCGCGCTGTATCTCGGCGCGACCAGCTGCAGCACCGACAACGAGGCGCCCGTGTTCATGCAGGGCGGCAACACGCTGATGGCGCTGCGCAACATCGTGCAGAACCCGAACCTCGCACCGGGGATGACGCCGCAGCCGCAGCTGTTCGGTCTCGCGTACAACTACCGGCTGCTCGACCTGAAGGCGCAGTGGGATACGGTCGTCGCCGATCGCATCAAGCTGCGCCTCGACGGCGAATACGTGCGCAACCTCGCGTACAACGACAACAAGGCGTTCGCGGCGGCGTCGCTGCCGGTCAACAACTACGAGTCGACGTCGGTGAACGCGACGCGCGCCGACTATCGCAGCGGCCCGAACGGCTTCCTCGCGAAGGCGACGATCGGCGAGCCGGAGCTGCGCGAGAAGGGCCAGTGGAATTTCTCGATCGCATACAAGTACCTGCAGCCGGACGCGGTGCTCGACGCATTCAACGATTCCGACTTCCATCTCGGCGGCACCAACGCGCGCGGCTACGTGATCGGCGCGGCCTATGCGGTCGCGCGCGATACGTGGGTGTCGGCCCGCTACCTGAGCTCGAAGGAAGTGTACGGGCCGCCGGTGTCGATCGACGTGCTGCAGCTCGAGCTCAACGCTCGTTTCTGA
- a CDS encoding YbjN domain-containing protein gives MEHEQTHTADERAAHDAPIEAVSAELLAEILRRAGYRVTVAEQNGAMQLMSASQGVGFAVRFGNPAVGVPPAIDAARIVYLDYTLSCVLQVQGELPAELVANWNRTKRFARLASHGAFLALEMDVVVAGGVSERHLRSTVELWDRLIQEFLLHLRDRPTLAEQEAAARAADADRPDAPAAVTASSGAAVPS, from the coding sequence ATGGAACATGAGCAAACCCACACCGCCGACGAACGCGCGGCACACGATGCGCCGATCGAAGCCGTCAGCGCCGAGCTTCTCGCCGAGATCCTGCGACGCGCGGGCTATCGCGTGACGGTGGCCGAACAGAACGGTGCGATGCAGCTGATGAGCGCGAGTCAGGGCGTCGGCTTCGCGGTGCGCTTCGGCAATCCGGCCGTAGGCGTGCCGCCGGCCATCGACGCCGCGCGGATCGTCTACCTCGACTACACGCTGTCCTGCGTGTTGCAGGTGCAAGGCGAGTTGCCGGCCGAACTGGTGGCGAACTGGAACAGGACCAAGCGCTTCGCGCGTCTCGCGAGCCACGGCGCGTTTCTCGCGCTCGAGATGGACGTGGTGGTCGCGGGCGGCGTGTCCGAGCGCCATCTGCGCTCGACGGTCGAGCTGTGGGACCGGCTGATCCAGGAATTCCTGCTGCATCTGCGCGACCGTCCGACGCTCGCCGAGCAGGAAGCGGCGGCCCGTGCGGCCGACGCCGACCGTCCGGATGCGCCGGCTGCCGTGACGGCGTCGTCCGGGGCCGCGGTGCCGTCATGA
- a CDS encoding peptidylprolyl isomerase: MMTKMKTRALVTAGLLLAAPLAAHAQDDVIASVAQASVTQADIAGVLKAVNAEGRERLAADPAALDQVVRATLAQKAVLAEAKSKGWEKDAQVQAAIEQARRDIVARSYLASVSAPPADYPSDAEIQSAYEQNRAALTTPRALHVAQIYIAVPSNADAATLEAARKRAADLANRARSGDFAALARANSQDAASAANGGDLGFVPDSLMLPAVRQAADALKPGQVSAPVRTPSGFHVVKLIDVRAAAPRPLADVKEQLRTMLRAQRTQQNARTYLANLAANAPINEDALKKALAAAR; encoded by the coding sequence ATGATGACGAAGATGAAGACGCGGGCGCTCGTGACGGCCGGCTTGCTGCTGGCCGCACCGCTCGCCGCGCATGCGCAGGACGACGTGATCGCGAGCGTCGCGCAGGCGTCGGTCACGCAGGCCGATATCGCCGGCGTGCTGAAGGCGGTGAACGCCGAAGGCCGCGAGCGGCTCGCTGCCGACCCGGCGGCGCTCGACCAGGTCGTGCGCGCGACGCTCGCGCAGAAGGCGGTGCTCGCCGAGGCGAAGTCGAAAGGCTGGGAGAAGGACGCGCAGGTGCAGGCGGCGATCGAGCAGGCGCGGCGCGACATCGTCGCGCGCAGTTATCTCGCATCCGTCAGTGCGCCGCCTGCCGACTATCCGTCCGATGCCGAGATCCAGTCCGCATACGAGCAGAACCGCGCGGCGCTCACTACGCCGCGTGCGCTGCACGTCGCCCAGATCTACATCGCGGTGCCGTCGAACGCGGACGCCGCGACGCTGGAAGCCGCTCGCAAACGGGCAGCCGATCTCGCGAACCGCGCGCGCAGCGGCGATTTCGCGGCGCTTGCGCGGGCGAATTCTCAGGACGCCGCGAGCGCGGCGAACGGCGGCGATCTCGGTTTCGTACCGGATTCGCTGATGCTGCCGGCCGTGCGGCAGGCGGCCGACGCGCTGAAGCCCGGGCAGGTGTCCGCGCCGGTTCGCACGCCGTCGGGTTTTCATGTCGTGAAGCTGATCGACGTGCGCGCGGCTGCGCCGCGTCCGCTGGCCGACGTGAAGGAGCAGCTGCGCACGATGCTGCGCGCGCAGCGCACGCAGCAGAATGCGCGCACGTATCTCGCGAACCTTGCCGCGAACGCGCCGATCAACGAAGACGCGCTGAAGAAAGCGCTCGCCGCTGCCCGGTAG
- a CDS encoding YbaB/EbfC family DNA-binding protein, producing MRAGVCAALLAACTSVAAQTTDVPQSWITYAQLVGHQFEMWLEAGGDASQRLHRHLEARGPDVNADASPPIAIRAWIGANGVVTRVDFATLGSADADAALRQLLVARALAEAPPPDMLQPLRVRLQLIANPQAAAASDTHTP from the coding sequence TTGCGCGCAGGCGTTTGCGCGGCGTTGCTGGCCGCGTGTACGTCGGTCGCCGCACAGACGACCGACGTGCCGCAGTCCTGGATCACATATGCACAGTTGGTCGGGCATCAGTTCGAGATGTGGCTCGAAGCGGGCGGAGACGCGTCGCAGCGGCTGCATCGCCATCTCGAAGCGCGCGGCCCGGATGTGAACGCCGATGCATCGCCGCCGATCGCGATACGCGCATGGATCGGTGCGAACGGCGTGGTCACACGAGTGGATTTCGCGACGCTCGGCTCGGCCGACGCGGACGCGGCGCTGCGTCAGTTGCTCGTCGCGCGAGCGCTTGCCGAAGCGCCGCCACCGGACATGCTGCAGCCGCTGCGCGTGCGCTTGCAGCTGATCGCCAATCCGCAAGCCGCGGCGGCGTCGGATACGCATACGCCGTGA
- a CDS encoding DUF3079 domain-containing protein yields MAKKFALHPAHPERICWGCDNYCPTDAMRCGNGCSRTQHPCESLGEDWYRYGDWGIEFSEGEADHAPAEPAGAQS; encoded by the coding sequence ATGGCCAAAAAATTCGCGCTGCACCCGGCGCATCCGGAGCGGATCTGCTGGGGATGCGACAACTACTGCCCGACGGATGCAATGCGGTGCGGCAACGGCTGCAGTCGCACGCAGCATCCATGCGAATCGCTCGGCGAAGACTGGTATCGCTACGGCGACTGGGGCATCGAATTCAGCGAAGGCGAAGCCGACCACGCGCCCGCCGAACCGGCCGGCGCGCAGTCATAG
- the hcp gene encoding hydroxylamine reductase, with the protein MFCYQCEQTDRTGARPGCATAKGNCGKDETTADLQDLLIHAVKGIAQYGALARTMGVRDREADRFVLYAMFTTLTNVNFHAARFVALLREAAQTRDRVKAACDAQARATGAALPALQGPAAWQPADDLPGLLKQAAAVGIDAGLDTVGADIVGLRALVLYGLKGVCAYAHHARVLGYERDDIYEGIEAALAFLATDPTDVNALLEQALDLGRLNLTVMELLDSANTGRFGAQQPSAVRVSPVAGKAILVSGHDLGDLHALLEQTAGTGINVYTHGEMLPAHAYPALKAFPHLVGNYGGAWQDQQSDFAHFPGPILMTSNCIIEPLPQYRQRIFTTGPVGWPGVRHLEHHDFSTLIRAAQALPGFPVTAPEETITVGFGRHAVLGVADKVIDAVKAGQIRHFFLIGGCDGAAPGRNYYTEFAEQAPDDTVVMTLGCNKYRFNRHAFGDIGGIPRLLDVGQCNDSYSAIRIATALADAFECGVNDLPLSLVISWFEQKAAAVLLTLLALGIRNIRLGPTLPAFITPGVLNVLVDQFGIQPIGDASADLAAALSRQAA; encoded by the coding sequence GTGTTTTGCTATCAATGCGAACAGACCGACCGGACCGGCGCACGGCCCGGCTGTGCAACGGCGAAGGGCAACTGCGGCAAGGACGAGACGACTGCCGACCTGCAGGATCTGCTGATCCATGCGGTGAAGGGCATCGCGCAGTACGGCGCACTCGCGCGCACGATGGGCGTGCGCGACCGCGAAGCCGACCGGTTCGTGCTGTACGCGATGTTCACGACGCTGACCAATGTGAACTTCCACGCCGCGCGCTTCGTCGCGCTGCTGCGTGAAGCGGCGCAGACGCGCGACCGCGTGAAGGCCGCATGCGACGCGCAGGCGCGCGCCACGGGCGCGGCGCTGCCGGCGCTGCAGGGTCCGGCAGCGTGGCAGCCGGCGGACGATCTGCCCGGTCTGCTGAAGCAGGCAGCGGCCGTCGGCATCGACGCGGGCCTCGATACGGTGGGCGCCGACATCGTCGGGCTGCGCGCACTGGTGCTGTACGGGCTGAAGGGTGTGTGCGCATATGCACACCATGCACGCGTGCTCGGCTACGAACGCGACGACATCTACGAAGGCATCGAAGCGGCGCTCGCGTTTCTCGCGACCGACCCGACCGACGTGAACGCATTGCTCGAGCAGGCGCTCGATCTCGGCCGGCTGAACCTGACGGTGATGGAGCTGCTCGACAGCGCGAACACCGGCCGCTTCGGCGCGCAACAGCCGAGCGCCGTGCGCGTGTCGCCGGTGGCCGGCAAGGCGATCCTCGTGTCGGGCCACGACCTCGGCGATCTGCATGCGCTGCTCGAACAGACGGCGGGCACCGGCATCAACGTGTACACGCACGGCGAGATGCTGCCCGCGCATGCGTATCCGGCGCTCAAGGCGTTTCCGCATCTGGTCGGCAACTACGGCGGCGCGTGGCAGGATCAGCAGAGCGATTTCGCGCACTTCCCCGGCCCGATCCTGATGACGTCCAACTGCATCATCGAGCCGCTGCCGCAATACCGGCAGCGGATCTTCACGACGGGGCCGGTCGGCTGGCCCGGCGTGCGGCACCTCGAACATCACGATTTCTCGACGCTGATCCGTGCCGCGCAGGCGCTGCCCGGCTTCCCGGTCACCGCGCCCGAGGAGACCATCACCGTCGGCTTCGGCCGTCATGCGGTGCTCGGCGTGGCCGACAAGGTGATCGACGCGGTGAAGGCCGGCCAGATTCGCCACTTCTTCCTGATCGGCGGCTGCGACGGCGCGGCGCCGGGACGCAACTACTACACCGAGTTCGCGGAGCAGGCGCCGGACGACACGGTCGTGATGACGCTCGGCTGCAACAAGTACCGCTTCAACCGGCACGCGTTCGGCGATATCGGCGGCATTCCACGTCTGCTCGACGTCGGGCAGTGCAACGACAGCTATTCGGCGATCCGCATCGCGACGGCGCTCGCGGACGCATTCGAATGCGGCGTGAACGACCTGCCGCTGTCGCTCGTCATCTCGTGGTTCGAGCAGAAGGCCGCGGCCGTGCTGCTGACGCTGCTCGCGCTCGGCATCCGCAACATCCGGCTCGGACCGACGCTTCCGGCGTTCATCACGCCCGGCGTGCTCAACGTGCTGGTCGATCAGTTCGGCATCCAGCCGATCGGCGACGCCAGTGCGGACCTCGCCGCTGCGCTGTCGCGCCAGGCAGCGTGA
- a CDS encoding 2Fe-2S iron-sulfur cluster-binding protein, with protein MSYRIEITTRDGEPFGFDCEPGQDVLAAAAQADITLPSQCRRGSCGACQATVVDGPYELQGHSADALAAGQSGAVLLCRTTPLGDLRVAAPYDRSKVLLQPVPVRTARIVTLDTIARDTMRVELQIEPDDVFGAAAEFEAGQFAELEVPGSGLRRPYSLANTSNWDGRLEFLIRLRPGGWFSTYLRERARLGDALTVRVPMGGFGLFADSLRPRWFVAGGTGLAPILSMLRRMAEYQELADARLFFGVNEESELFLLDELERLQADLPQLRVDLCVWRPGPQWAGLHGTPVDGLRAALAQADVSPDLYVCGPPPLVEGAREAAAAAGLPAAQFASERFTV; from the coding sequence ATGAGCTATCGGATCGAGATCACGACGCGCGACGGCGAGCCGTTCGGCTTCGACTGCGAACCGGGCCAGGACGTGCTCGCCGCCGCTGCGCAGGCCGACATCACGCTGCCGTCGCAATGCCGGCGCGGCAGTTGCGGCGCGTGCCAGGCCACCGTCGTCGACGGCCCGTACGAGCTGCAGGGGCACAGCGCCGACGCGCTTGCGGCAGGCCAATCCGGCGCGGTGCTGCTGTGCCGGACGACGCCGCTCGGCGATCTGCGGGTCGCCGCACCGTACGACCGCAGCAAGGTGCTGCTGCAGCCGGTGCCGGTGCGCACGGCGCGCATCGTGACGCTCGACACGATCGCGCGGGACACGATGCGCGTCGAGCTGCAGATCGAGCCCGACGACGTGTTCGGCGCGGCGGCGGAATTCGAGGCCGGCCAGTTCGCGGAGCTGGAGGTGCCGGGCAGCGGCCTGCGCCGCCCGTATTCGCTCGCGAATACGAGCAACTGGGACGGCCGCCTGGAATTCCTGATCCGGCTGCGGCCGGGCGGCTGGTTCTCCACCTATCTGCGCGAGCGCGCACGGCTCGGCGACGCGCTGACGGTGCGCGTGCCGATGGGCGGCTTCGGACTGTTCGCGGACAGCTTGCGGCCACGCTGGTTCGTCGCGGGCGGCACGGGGCTCGCGCCGATCCTGTCGATGCTCAGGCGCATGGCCGAGTATCAGGAGCTCGCCGACGCGCGGCTGTTCTTCGGCGTCAATGAGGAAAGCGAGCTGTTCCTGCTCGACGAGCTGGAGCGGCTGCAGGCCGACCTGCCGCAGTTGCGGGTCGACCTGTGCGTGTGGCGGCCCGGCCCGCAATGGGCCGGACTCCACGGCACGCCGGTCGATGGATTGCGCGCGGCGCTCGCGCAGGCCGACGTGTCGCCGGACCTCTACGTGTGCGGGCCGCCGCCGCTCGTCGAGGGCGCGCGTGAAGCAGCCGCAGCGGCCGGCCTGCCGGCCGCGCAGTTCGCCAGCGAGCGCTTCACCGTGTGA
- a CDS encoding PPC domain-containing DNA-binding protein produces the protein MQALPLRLSPGDDLRASIEHALRRLDVHAAFVLQGIGSLSVARVRYAGVDSPAELHGDLEILTLAGSVSPDGAHLHMTVADAYGRVSGGHVASGCVVRTTVELLVASLPAHRFSRERDARTGFDELVIRPASG, from the coding sequence ATGCAAGCCCTTCCTTTACGTCTGTCTCCCGGTGACGATCTGCGCGCGTCGATCGAGCACGCGTTGCGTCGGCTCGATGTTCATGCGGCGTTCGTGCTGCAGGGCATCGGCAGTCTCAGCGTCGCGCGCGTGCGTTATGCTGGCGTCGATTCGCCGGCCGAGTTGCACGGCGACCTCGAAATACTGACGCTGGCCGGCTCGGTGTCGCCGGACGGCGCGCACCTGCACATGACGGTTGCCGACGCGTACGGACGCGTGTCGGGCGGACACGTCGCGAGCGGCTGTGTCGTGCGTACCACCGTTGAACTGCTCGTTGCATCGTTGCCCGCGCATCGGTTTTCCCGCGAACGCGACGCGCGTACCGGCTTCGACGAGCTCGTGATTCGGCCGGCGAGCGGTTGA